The sequence ACAATTGCTGTGATATGGGTATGAAGGAAGAATTATTTCAAGGACGAGTTTAGTGAGATATCCACAGTCCATTAATTAGAAGGGGCCACTGAATCTGCTTGGAAACAAAAGAACTGATGTAAGCACAGAAAAGATCACAGGGTTCTCAAACATTACTTGAGCTTTACTGTTTAATGTGGCAGCTACTAGCTACATGTGACTATTAAGCACCTGAAATGTGGTTAGTGCAACTGTGGTTAGTGAAGAACTGAACTCAATACTTATTTAAGtttgaaaacaagcaaacaaccaaATTGAAGCAGTTACTTTTCTTAAACACACTATTTTGGAAAGACTGCATTTTACTTTAGCCACTGAAAATTTAGTATTCATATTAAGTTGGGCTTTCATCATTAGAGCATATGGCAGATTTTGAATCcttagtttgaaaaaaatatgaagtaaaatcTCATTGGTTTTTAGTAATGAATACAAATTAATACTGTGGACATAtgggttaaatattttaaaattactttcaccTCTTAACATGGCTACTGGGAATTTTAAAGTACATGTGTAGGTTGCATTGCATTTCTATTGAACATCAGTGGTatataagaaaatggaaacattgTGTTCTGAATACTTACTTGAAAGATCTGGCTTAGAAGTTAAACTGCATAATACAGTAGGGGTACTAGTAGCAAATAAagacttcctattttttttcctttttagggccttacctgaggcatatggagatttccaggctagggatccaattggagatacagcagctggcctaagccacagccacagccacatcagatcccagctgcatctgccacctacaccacagctcagagcaacaccagatccttaacccactgagtgaggtcagggatcaaacctgaaacctcatggttcctagttggatttgtttctgctgtgccacgacaggaactccaataaaggcttctttttaaaatcattttaattattaaaaactgGGAATTTGATAGCATGTTTGAAAAGAGCAATAGAAGAGAACTAGAAGTATTACATGAAAACATGTTTCTAACAGGTATAAAGGGGAAGACAATTAGAACACAGGCAACAAGtttctttcaaagaagaaaaatatcacagaatAAATTATTGGTTATTTGAGACAGAAAAGCTGTTACTTCTACTTAGTGCCTGGGAAATCAAACCATCTATTTGGAGAAATCTAAGCAATATCTGAAGTTCTACTAAATTACAAATTCTaaaaaacttggaaaattaaaatcagtttgAACTCAAACTGGACGAACTTGCCACTGTGATTTATCTACATTAAGAgggaagcagtcctagaaatTAGTTACTGCTTGGCCAAATATTCTCTACAGAGGAGTATGGATATACTCCTCAAAGGGATAGACCTATGCTATTTTACTTTCAGTTGCATATAATGTaatagaaattccttttttttgttcttttgtatttttagggccacaccctcggcttatggagcctcccaggctagaggtcgaattggagctgtagctgccactggCCTTcggcacagccatggcagcagcaataggatccgagccatgtctgcaacctacaccacagctcagggcaacactggatccttaacccactgagtgaggccagggatcaaaccaacaacctcGTGGtaactagtcggattcttttccactgtgcctcaacaggaactcttagaaaTTCTATACATTTTTCAATGTATAGTCTGAATTAGATAGTTTATATTTACTTAGCACTTACATGTCAGATACCATATGAAATGTTTTATATGAGTCAAGGACCGTTTCTAatcttctttttataaatgaggaaaactaGGCAATGTCAGAACCTGTAAGGGTAGAGCTGGAACCCAGGGAGCAGGGTTGGGTACAAGAGACTAGTGATTTTCTCTAGAGCCTTGTTCTAGTGCCAATCCTGTCAGGCAATCTTAACCCCTCTTCTCACTTGCTATGCTATTTTACTTTGAGTGTTTCTCAAGCAGTTCAGGTATTAGCACCTTGCTACTTAGTAGGGTCTAAGAGTTGAAATTCATTTATAATGCACTTCTTATCAATTCAAAGTTTACACATCACTTTCTCAAAGCCTTTCCTGATCCCATGAGTTTAGATTAGGCATCCCATATTTTTCCATTGCATTTCATACTTGCCTTATCAGAGAAGGCATAACTTACATAAAAGCTGGGACtttaggagttccgtcatggctcagtggttagcaaatctgactaggaaccatgaggttgtgggttcgatccctggccttgctcagtgggttaaggactcggtgttgcCATGTGTTGTGaagtaggctgcagatacagctctgatctggtgttgctgtggctgtggtttaggctggtggctacagctcccgttagactcctagcctgggaacctccatgtgctgtgggagcggccctagaaaaggcaaaaagacaaaaaaaaaaaaaagctggaactTTAAAGTCAGATAGACCTTTTGAATTCTGAGCTGATACTTAAAGGCTGAattattttgagtaaattttcctTATCTGTTAAAAAGGTATTAATGATAGTACCTAAGTTAATTCATGTAAATTGCATGGTAACTatttggcacagagtaggtaaTTATTATTTGGTAAAAGACTGAGTCTTGCTTTAAGAAATGTATTGGATAATATACCTCATGCTAATTCCTCATTCAGAAACTTGGTAGAAATGGTTGGCTGTATATCTCATTTCTATgtcctttttcctcccctcttttttttgctgtgcacggggcatgtggaagttctcaggccagggactgaacctgcaatacAGCagcacctgagctgctgcagtgataatgctggatccttaacctgctatacctcaagggaactcctatatcttaagtttttaaaacttttaatggtTCAAGAAGTCTACAATGAATACGGTTCCTAAAGTTCATTTCTGTATGTTTGGCTTCCTTCACAGAAAAGAGCATGGCCACCATCAATTCCAGAGCTTCCTATTTCTCAAAGTTCGTCACTAGAAAGGAATTAACACAGGCTATCTTGAGAAGCCTAAAACTCCTGGAAAAGGATTCTGACGGGCCTACCTTAAAGTCGGATGCCCATCTCAAAGTTTGATGAGGTACCTTCTCTGGGATAATAAGTTGTGGCCAAGGAACAAGATCTGTAAAAATATGGCAGCTTCCATTCAAATAACATGGCTGGAGAAAAGtatttccttgaaaataaaaGTTACCCACACTATGGCTGAGAAGTGCCGTAGTAACACTAgccaaataaagtatttttccctAAGAGGAAAAGAAACGAGTTATTCCCACTAACTAATTTGTCATTATACACCCTAATCTCATGACATGCCGAGGGACATCTTTTTAACAAAGATTCACTGAAACTATGTATCTTAATGCCTATGACATGCCCAGCACTGTACCAAATCTTTCTTTAAACTACCAGCTGAAGTTGCATCAATTTTTGATGAAAGGGGAGTTTTTGACAAGGCTAAAAGAACatttaagaaggaaaatagaGTCTGAGATTCAAAGTAGTCATAAGCCACACCAACATTACAATTGTTTACCAGGCTCAAAAACATGGACAACTCTTTACTCTCTAAGATTATTGCTTCTTtttatagtaaataaaatatatttgttttgcaGATATTCAATTAAtcggaaaaaaaaacacaatatttcAGTGAGTTTGGAAAGACAAGCTTTAAAAGAAAGAGCAAGTAAATTTCATTCAGGATGAAATATACCAATAGAACTGTATTCCTAACCCAATTACTTTTTAAGCTATCAAATATTCTCATTCAAGCTAACTTTTCTGTGAGCGTCTATTTACAGAGCCTCGTGGAAATGAACTGAAAGTCTTTGACTTCTTCAATCTGTTGACAAACTCTTGAGAATGCTGAGAAATCTCCAGATAACCagtatgttttctcctaggaacAAACTTCAGAGCCTCTTCCCAACTACCAGTGTTTTTTAGACATAACAAAATACGTATCATTTGATCTAAGGTGAGATTTTTGGTACCAGTGTCCCATTGTAAATATTTATCTAATGGAAGGCATTCTGTTGCCAGCTTCAGCCGTTTTGCTTTGGCTAGGGATGCACCTGGCTGCATATTCTTATCAACAAAAGATCCCACTATATAAATTTTGTCATGCTTAAAAGTAGTCATAACATTGGGAGAATCTGCAGTTAAGTATATGATACTGTCCTTTGGAAATAAATCAACATGAGACTTTTCTGTTGCTGTTAAAAGCAATTTGTTCCACTTTTCTCCATAACGTTTAACTAACTCTCTATAGTAAGCACCATCAGTTTTAAGATTGCAGAAATAAATATGGAAAGGATCAACATCTCTTCTGTTCCATCCTTCACTTTCTAAAAGTTGGGAAACAGCATTTTGTAGTTCTTTTGGTTTCATACAGTCATCATAAGCCATGTCAAAAACCAAAGGCTGTCCAAACTGCATGGCCTGGGCACCTTTCCAGCCCATTGCAATGTCCATATTCCTATCCCAGAGTCGTAGAAATAGAaagttttgctgtttattttccttAGTAGTTTCTGGTAGCTGATCTTTGTTTACTTGTTCTTTTGCTGctactttcatttccttttttatttgcttggcttttttcattttttccctaatatataaatattttaaatatttttttttggatgatttaGAAACACATTCCATAATGGTTTTGAGCTCTTCTTCACTGATGTGTTCTGGTACCTCTTTGCCAAGCAATCTCCACATCTCAATTAACTCCCTGGTGGCAGCTAGAGGATCTTCATCCTTGTTACTTGAGAATGTTGAAACACCCTCTTCTTGTACACTAGATTTCATTGTGATTTTCCACCCATCCAACTCCAGCTGTTCAGAAGATGATGTACTCTCCTTACTAGGATTAGACACAGCTGGAATTTTGGAAGACATGTATCTCTGCAGAATTGTTGTATATAAAACCCTTCTCTTCCTAGGAAGGGTGAATGGCACCAAAACTCTTGTAAAAGGTCTTAAGAAGGTGATACTGACACTCATTTTGAGGAAAAGGCATGTAAGAAAAGCcctataaaagaaggaaaatgtgatgaaaagttaaagattttaaaaacctcTCAACTAACTGTGCAAGCATAAAGCTAAAATACCAAAATGCAATCTATTTCTGAAACACAAAGTGGAATTTTAGTCCAACTTATTTGCTACACCATTAATTTTTCTTAGACTCCTGTGGCCTAGAGCCTGTGATCATTCACTAGGCAAAAAGTTTAAAACTTAtttgggttcaggagttccctggtggctcatcaggttaaggatccagcattgtcactgcagtagctagggtcagtgctgtggcgtaagttcaatccctgaccaaaaaccaaaaccaaaaccaaaaaacttatttgggttcttattttaaatatgaatttcacTACTGCTTTAGGCAAAAGGATATCCTGAAGATCCTTTTTAGATTTGTATCTAGGGGCCCAAAAGATCAATGTTATTAGATAACAAAGTTAAGTACCACTGATGTGGCTGAGATCATGATgctgtatttttctctcttatctaCCAAGTCCAGGTACAGAGCCAAACATAAGATCCTTAACAAGAAACATATGAAGACAAAATGCAGAAAAGTTACAGAAAATAGCAACTAGTGAAAAGCACTTAGTGGCTGGTGTACCAATGCCCTCATATGTTTTCCAAACAGAAATGTAGAGAGATCTACTGCTTTAAAAACAACCCCCCCTTCCAATTTAGACTTTATTCTGTAGTAAATGTTACTGCCAATCATAATATCAAAAattatggcatatatatatataagctccATAATTTTATCCTAAAGGTCTAGATGTCTTCAAAGCAATGATAATGCCCAAAGATGTGAAACTAGTGCCTGATGTGAAGCAAAAAAGGAATTCAACTTTTCACAAAATGAAACTTAACCTGAAAAGTTCCTTCTTAACTTCGCTTCATTTAATGATACTGCATGCTCCTGGGTCTCTGACCTGCCACTGATGCTCAGATCCCAGCCCCAAAtaatctctctcctctctccctttccaatCTGCTTCTCCTTCTGCATTGTTTCAGGGAAGAACACTActatccattcatttgctgaAGCCAGAAACCGGGAGTCATTTCATTACTGTCCCCTCACACACCCTCCATACCTCATCTACTTGAGTTATATTCACTTATTTTCTAAATCTCAAATCCATTCACTTCTCTTCAaccacatttcctttttattcaagtatagttgatttacaatgttgtgccaatttctgctgtatagcaaagtgacccattcatatacatatacattctttttctcatactgtcttccgtcatgttctatcccaaaagattggatatagttccctgtgcggtaCAGTGGGACATCATTGTTTATCCCCATTTTCTTAATTATATCTTCCAGGCTCTAGATTTGCTCTTCCTCATCTCTAAGCCATTTGGAGTTAGTGCAAATCTGATTAGTACACTCACATCATCCtcaatgtgtattttctttttttgtctttttagggccatacccgaggcataaggaagttcccaggctaggctagagattaaatcggagttatagctgccagccacctacactgcagtcaccgtaacgtgggacccaagccacatcttcaacctacaccacagctcagggcaatgccagatccttaacccactgagtgaggccaggtatcaaacccgcatcctcatggatcctagttgggttcattactgctgagccatgacaggaaatcctcaaTGTGTATTTTCAAGTCCACTGTTGCCAGGTTAAAGTCTAAACATGGATGTGGGTTATAAAATTTTTCACAAAATCACCTTTTGCTTACCTCTTCAGCTATATCTCTAGCTATTTGTCACCTCAAACTTTGTACCATGTATTCGTCCTATCAATTCTTTTAGCACCCTGTACTTCTACACCATAGTGCTTGTAATACTGTATTGTAATTGCCTGCCTACTTACTTGTCCAACTATATGGTAAACTCTGTCAGGACAAGGACTGTATTTATATCAACAATGAACCCAATGCACTGGGAGCCTGTGGCTCACATTTATCACTCaagtatttttcaattaaatactCTGGGTCAATACTTATCACATTTAAAACACATCCAgacaactttaaaagaaaatacaacttaCCTAGAAATATTTAACAGAGAGTTCTCAGCCCCACTGAGAAACACTGATTTAAGAAAAAGTCTTTTAAGTTTTATCTTTGCAACCAGCAGATATTTTTAGGATAGCATATAaataaaactcctaaaatttaaaagGTGAACAAGGATATCATTTTGGGAAACAATGCTCCTTTCCAGTTATTGTACTACTAATAGTTTACGAAATCACTGGGCTTCCTCttatctctcctctctccctttccaatctgtttttctttctgcattgtTTCAGGGAAGGACACAATGCACAAGGCCTTTTTAGCCCACATGCTCCACTCAACAAGCGTATCTTAGGTCTCCCGTGTCTTCCCACCTCATCACACACTGGGAGACAAGAAACCCGCCCATACCAGGAGTGCAGATACAGTGGCTCCCGCCGGTGGAAATCAAAAGGATCACAAGAAGACGCAGGACTTGGCCGTGTACAGCGGCCCAGGAATCGGAGCCGCACCTGGCCTAGAGCTTGCCTGGGAGTCCACACTGTAACTGTCGCGGACCAGAGAACCGCGGTCGGAAATCCCGCCCTCTCCTTCCGGCGCTGCCGTATGACGTCAGGTCACAAGGGTCAAGCATTACGGCCTGGAAAGAAGAGTTGTTCTGCAACGCAGACTGAAAGACATCCGTGGAACTTAGCAATAAAAGGCCGCTAGGACTATATTGTGAGGTTTGGGGACTGAAGCCAGGTGAGAGTACCTAAGGGATGAGTGGGTTATGAGAAAAAGGAGCCAtcaagttttaagttttttttttttcctaagtgttgttttgttttgagggccgcacccagggcatatggaggttctcaggccaggggttgaacccgagctgcagctgccagcttacaccacagctacatcgGGATCCTCGCTGAGTCTGCGacctcagctcagggcagcgctggatccttaacccactgattgaggccagagatggaacctgtatccttatggatactagtcagattcccttctggtgtgccactttgggaactccaatttaagtGTTTTTATGAGACTTGGAAGAGGCAATATATGGTGGGCTGAGTCCCCAGGTGTGGTGTCCAGgaagtttttgttatttttactgtTACTGGGAGAGACCTGACCAGATGATAGTATTATTTGAAAGGGAATAAGGAAAAGATAATAAACTTCCTGAGAAGATTGAAAGAGATGGCGTTCAGAGGACAGATGAAGGGAATTGGTCTTGGTTAGAGGGAGGAAATATGACCTCCTTTGTAACAGGAAGGGGGAAGAAACTTAGGTGAGGGTTGGAAGCCAATTGGTAAGTGATAGCAATTGTAATTTGAGagtttccatttctgtaaaaGAGGTAGCCTGCTGAGACTCTGTGGAGAGTGAAAAAAGGGAGAAGGTATGATTTGATATGAAGAGTGATGGAGAAATTTTTCACATATTGCGGTATGGTAAAGTCATTCTGGTTTTTAAGTGGTTTTGCCTGAAC is a genomic window of Sus scrofa isolate TJ Tabasco breed Duroc chromosome 13, Sscrofa11.1, whole genome shotgun sequence containing:
- the TRMT10C gene encoding mitochondrial ribonuclease P protein 1 isoform X1, whose protein sequence is MSVSITFLRPFTRVLVPFTLPRKRRVLYTTILQRYMSSKIPAVSNPSKESTSSSEQLELDGWKITMKSSVQEEGVSTFSSNKDEDPLAATRELIEMWRLLGKEVPEHISEEELKTIMECVSKSSKKKYLKYLYIREKMKKAKQIKKEMKVAAKEQVNKDQLPETTKENKQQNFLFLRLWDRNMDIAMGWKGAQAMQFGQPLVFDMAYDDCMKPKELQNAVSQLLESEGWNRRDVDPFHIYFCNLKTDGAYYRELVKRYGEKWNKLLLTATEKSHVDLFPKDSIIYLTADSPNVMTTFKHDKIYIVGSFVDKNMQPGASLAKAKRLKLATECLPLDKYLQWDTGTKNLTLDQMIRILLCLKNTGSWEEALKFVPRRKHTGYLEISQHSQEFVNRLKKSKTFSSFPRGSVNRRSQKS